The DNA sequence ATTACTTCATGTTAAACTAAATTAGTTTCGAATCATAAAAAATTATGCAATGGAGACTGGAGAGGATATGAAatcaaaaggaaacaaaaacacTTTGTCCTTAcccacttgtttttttgtttcaaatGTTAGcgcggttaaaaataaagacaGATCTATGTCCCCAATTGTCATTTCTAAGGCAATACAGACATTTGATTATATTGAAAGTCCTATcaccaaataatttttttttaggtacAAAATTGTTCAAATCGTGATATATTAGAAACCATAAGAGGCATTTACCCTCTCGTATGTTGCAATCACACAATCAGTGAGGGGGTTACAATCAACGATAGACATCAATAAGTTAACACTAAACATTCTTActcaaaaagagaaaagagagactaACATGTTAATGGATCCAATGACGATAACAAGATTGGGCAACTACCGAGCCAAATTAATCAAAGTAGTAGACCTGTGACATTGCCGTTGCACCACATCAACACCGAACTTGCGACACAAGCACCATCGCACCAcctgccaccaccaccaccaagaagCCATAGTTGTTGTTGGCATCTTGACCATCACATCCCTTCATATCCCCACGACTCTATCGCCAAAGCCCTAAAAAGGGAGATCTCGATACCACTATGCTCACCACCAACTACTGGTTGCACCAATTTTGGTTACTATCCGCGTACAATTTACTTTGGATGTAGTGTCGCAAGTTCACTAACTCTTTACTAGTTGGTATATGTTTGAATGCATTGAATTTTAAGCACAACGTCCACTTATTAATCAAAGTAGTTTAGGCACAACTTGACGGTTTAATTCAAAAACTAATCGATAACGGCATTGGCTTTTATTTTCAAATAAGTTGAAAATACAAGCGAGTAAGGGCCAAATGTCTCATTACACGTAAACCAAAACATGTAAACTACAGTAGCAAGAACAGCGACCATCAGCCTGGATACAAGTTTCAATACTTGAAGTGACATAAGGACTGACTAAACTACTTTGTAGACTTCATGACCCGCTTATGTACTTATGATTCTAGTATTTGGCTTCTCCGAAATGGAAAGGAATCAATATATCAAAGCATTGTTGTTTTCAATCTGACAACTTTACCGTCACATTATTGTTCAAGTCTTAAGTTGAGTGGGGAAGCTTTTAAACCATGTTGTTTTGTTCTGGAGCTTTAAGGAATTAGATGCTCTGCATTCACCAGCATTTTACCCACCCTAGTGCAGACTAGAAATACTACGATCCAACAGAAAAGGGGGCTTTAAATTCACTTTTTCAACATATCTTATCCGGGAAATTGTAGACACAGATATAGCCAGTTTATTATGCTAATTTTTACACCCAGGCAGCTTGATGTATTGGTCTGGTCTGAACAAGCCAAGTGCAAAGGTTTCTGTATCATACTCAAAACTGTATATACTGTAATGAATACACGTACACGTTTACAATGAGTCACATAAAAGAATTCCCAAAACACAAAACGCCAAGGGGAACCAAAATTCTAAACTTTGAATGGTAAAAGGTCGACCTTGTTACAAGCtcaattctctctacattcACAATGACACCATAAATTTTATGACGAGAAGGCCTCAAAGAATATGTTAAATCTGCAATGCAAAGAGCAAACTAACTAAACTATGGAACTAATTCTGTTGTGCCCCATGACAAACTATAATTTGGTTACAAGCCACATCACTGGGTAACAGAGAACCGATCCGCTACATCACCTCTTGCAAGAGACCtgttgagaaaataaaacatcAGGTTACAGGAAAAGAAACCACCATTGAAACAACAAGAGTATTGACTGGAACCACTACGTTTATAACAGACAGTATAATAGCTTTTGCCATATTAATTTACGGTTGAAAGTAATTCTGTGAGACTTGAGGAACGGTTTAAATTCTttggctgaaaaaaaaaaaaaaagaatggaaaggaATAGAATCTTGGTATATATCATTTTAAACAATTTTCTGAGTAGGACAAGAAAATTGATCTTTCCCAACTATAAAAGTAACACAGCCATTTACCTCTGCTGAAGCCTCAACTTTGATAAGGTATGCATGTATATTTTCTCACCTTTAATAAAGCATCCATACAGCTGGACCAGCAGTCTTTATAGGAACCTAGTGACGTGGTGTAAGCACTGCAAACAGCAAAATACGAAAGCATTAGGATTTAGGACACAGTAAACAACCTAAATagagaaataaatataaatataaataaaaaatctctTCCTTTCCCAATCTCATTGAGATATCAAAAGAATCCAGACAAGTAAAGTACACAGAATGAACCAGTTTTAGATAACTAATACAACATGAATAATGACAGCTGACAGGAAAGAGAAATTCTCACATTGCAAAACCAAAATGCAAAACCACCAAGGTTTTACAAGTTAATTAGCACATAGAGCCAATAAAGCCAATAcggaaatcaaacaaggagaaagCCATAATGTTACTAGAAGAAAAACCAACAGacagaaaatccattttccCTACTGTTTCTGTCTGTATTCCCCTTGAGCACAGACGTCACTAGCTTTCTTCACTAAAACTTGGTTAAATATATAAACTAATCATTGTTGGGACATTATGGAACCATTAGAAGTCAAATGTCTGAGATAATTTTGCAGTTACTCCACAGAGAATTACCCATTACTGCAATATCCCATCACTAGTTAGAAGTAGCAGAGCTCACTTATGCGGAGGCACGTCCCATAAATGGAACACCCATTAGTCAGCATTGACACTATATGATTGTAGTTATGATATTGATTGAAAAGATTTTAAACTTCAGATAGTAGTTAGGGGAGAAAGTGGTAGAAGTAGATACATCAGAAAGTTGTCAGAATGGGAGCCATAAATGGCATTTTAGAATCAATTAATCAACACAGACAAAATTGGATTTTCACACTGACCACCCAACCAATAGCTTTTTAGGCTGTCAAGGTTCCTTCATTTTTCGTACCCCAGTCTTCTTCAGCTTCGTTACCATTAATGAGTACAGTGCCATCCATAGAATCAGCATCCACCACGACAGCCTCCTCTTGGCTCCCTTCCTCGTGCTGGTCAGCTGCATGTTCCTCTACAGTGTTCCCCATTCAGTTCAGAAACCTACGTCAAATAGATCAAATGAAAATTAAACATAAAAGTTCAGAAGTGAACTCATATTGGTGTAAAAAAtagtaaagaaaaacaaaggcgGCATAAAtcagaagcaaaaaaaaaaaaaaacaaacaaactaagtATCAATTCACTTTATGTCCATGAAACCATATCAGCTTCATACAAATGCGTGTACAAGGTCATTGACTGAGCTTGCGCCCATCATATAGACCAAGCATTCATATAGTTTAACAGAAACTAGTCTAGCGGTGACCACCAACACGACAAACAAGATCCATTCTGAGATCGCGTTAATATCATGCACATATTAATAGCCGGAATTAATTGATTATGAGAAACAACATTTCTAAGTAGCAGTAGTTTGCGTTAGTCGTTAGTTGCTTACCTCATGCATTGAGTCTCCATTTTCACGGGGCTGCTCTTCATCCATTTGCAAGTTCTCTTCATTCACTTGCAAGTTCCTGAAAGCCTCCACAAGGGTCATGTGTGTTTTATCAACATGTTTCACGTACTCCTCTGCAGGAGGATAAACACCCCTacataaacaaacaaaagacaGCACTTAATAATAGCAATACAAGTTGTTAATCCATGACTAGATCAAATAACATCCTGAGAGAAATCTTTAAGATGAAAGAACTGCAGTAGAAGATGTGGATAAACTTGCGCCAAGTGAAATCAGTATATCAAAGCATGTTAGCCACATTAACTGTACCTTGTCTCTGCAGCTCTAGATTCAACCGACAGAGCAACTTGCCAATCCTCAAACAAATTAGGATACTCTTCAGGATCAGCCAAAGACTCAGCAGCTTTTGGATTAACCTGGCAACATTTGATCACAATAAAACTATATTAGTGAACAAGAATGCACAAGTGGCTGCACATCAATGCTGATATATGTGCATATATGGATGCACAGTGATATCCACAATGAAGCGTTAATTGAATAATGGAGGTGAATAGACTGAGAAGAATTTCCAGAAGTTTCAGATAAGATCTTTCCCAAGCCAAGATGCATCCGGTAATATATACTAAGCATACCGGCCTAAATACTCAACATATGATCATTGTGCTATTCAGGCAAAACAACAGTTGTCATTGAATAGGTATCACTAACCTTTAATCAACCATAATTTTATCGACCTGGAGTCTGTCTGTCATTTCACCATTCACAAGTCTCCTAAGACCAATTTTTAGctcttgaactccttcccccAAAATGGCACAGACAGGGAATATAGGAACATGCTGTACCCTTCTTTTCAGTTCTTCATGCACGCCTTCAGTCCCTTCCTCATCTATTTTATTTGCCACTATGAGTGACGGTCGATCAGATAAACCTACTTGATGGTACTCGAGCTCTAAGACCAAATCCCTAAGCTGTTCCCAAGGTGGGGTTCCTTTTCGTCCATCCAATCCAGCAGCCAAATCCACCACATAAGCTATAACCTTTGTGCGTTCTATGTGGCGGAGGAATGCATGTCCAAGTCCACGATTCTCGTGGGCACCCTTTATGAGTCCCGGAACATCAGCAACTGTGAGTGAAAAGTCATCAAAGTTTAGGTTCCCCAAATTGGGTCTAAGAGTGGTGAAGGCGTAATGGCCCACTGCAGGCTTAGCCCTAGATATAGCTCCTAATAGAGTGCTTTTACCAGCATTTGGCATTCCCACTAGGCTCACATCGGCAATGCTCTTTAGTTCTAATATGAGAACAGCTTCAGAACCAGGTAAACCAGCACTAACGGTTAACTGATCATTAGATACCTGAGCATCTAACGAATCAGTTTTGAACTTCTTTGGGACTTTGAGAGACACGCTACCTAGACCACCTTCCGCTCCACGAGCAATAACTAATCGTTGACCTCTTACTGTTAACTCAGCAACGTTGTATTGAAtttgttcttcttcctctgtcTCATCATTGGTGCAAATCTCAGAGGAAGAAGGTGGAGATTGAGTAGGAACCTCAGTGGATTCAACTTGGCTGGTTTCCTTCATTTGAGCTGATTCCTCATCAATTCTTTCAGGTCGAGATGATGAGCTACCAGTATCCACTGCCATATTTGGACCACTAGGGGCAGACTGCTGGTCAGAGCCAGTTACATCATCAATAGGAGTACCTGGAAGCTCCCATGGGTCCAAATCTTTAGAAACATGGCTTTCAGCAACCAAAGGAATTTCACCCTTCATAAGATGAATCACTGTACCAATGGGCACTTGCGCAACCTACCAACATAAAAATGATATTTCATAATAAACTTCTACAGTCTAATTTCAATAGGTAGACACAATTTTTTAACATAATGAGGAGTTGAGGACTGCTAAAAAGATATAACCTTATCCGCTCCTCGAGTGCCAATTTTATTCTTCGAGGATCCATGCCCCCCTCTCTGTGCTATCTGCAGAACAACACAACTAAAACTTAATTTTGTCAATGGAGGACAATAAGTCTATAGATTATCCAGAAACATGGAAATTAGAAGAGTTCCATACAAGGTGAGGTTGCAAACCACTGAAGTCCCAAACTGTTGGAGAACATTCGAGAATCACATCACCACCTCTTCCACCATTCCCACCTACATTGCTCCGGGGTTAGATGCAGAAGTGATACAAAACAGGAAGGTTCACATTTTCCAAAAGAAACTTAAAACTCTTGAAAGAGCTTgaactaaaataaaaatataagatGCTGCTTATTCGAAAAAGTGATTATAGAGAACCCACCATCAGGTATGCCATGGCGATCATGGCGACTACGGCGAGAGCTGGAGCAACCACTGCCACCCCCGCCCCCTTTAGCATATAGCCTAAACCTGTCTATCATTTTCCTTTCCTAAAAAGTAATTTTAAGTCCCAAAATTACAAACATACAATGCTATAGATAAAGATACTCAAATCAAGAAACAGTAAGGATTGAAAAGAGGGAAAATGTAGCAACCTGTAGAGGGGCAAGCTTCGACTTCTTGTGAGGAGTATCTGAGTAGGAAGACGATATTGAAAAAATCCATGGAGACTTAAAAGACTGACTAAAGGCCTTTATCTGCCTAAACGGTTTTGCACGCTGCACCCACATCTgtctttgttgttttatccCTCAAACTCTTCTTAAGCTATTCCCTAGTATATCCTATGCATCACTAGATTTGGATTGCCTATCAAAAGAGACAAATAAACCTTCAATAGATGTATTAAATAACTCTTTTTTCTCCTATGTGCAAACTGCATCAAGTACAATTTGTATTATCAAAATACTTTTAAGGTATTAGTGCCATCAAAGTCACCACAATCATCACTAAACTTCAAAATTATCATGCTTTCTAGTCCAAGAAGTTAACTGAAGGATACCATTTTGAGTAAATTACCTTGCAGTACTACATTGTCAGTGTGAATCAAACATCTTACTGCTAAAAACTAATGAAAGCAAGAAACTTTATCGAAATTAAGAGGAACAAAGTCGTACAGATTAGCAGTAGTGCATGCCCATTTAAACAAGTGTCTGAACCAGTTTATGCTAAAACCCTTAAACCCTACTAccagtggcggaaccaggatcGGAAAATGGAGTGGGCTAATTTTAAGTACATAAAAAAATTGCGAACTTCTATTTTTTTGAGCTTTGGAACTTagtgggaggctcatcctcatgcctttatttttattattcaaaaccccgtaaattaaaaattacaagcTTAAATCTAAAAATAACTTAATCGTACCCTCCGAGACCCACTCACTTCAAACTCAGCAATCACATAATCATTATCAATACTATCAATAATATGCACATTTCACTAAAACcacaaagacacacacacacacacatttcatTACACATTTCACTAAAACTCAGACTAATAATTATCCAAGCATGCAAGCAGCAGCATATGAAGACAACCATTGACCAAACATAATATGATAATCATCCAACCAATTCCCTTCGACCCTTGCTGTCTCTTTCATTATGAAGACAGAAATCACAGAATGAATACGTAAGCAGCCAGCATATAATCAAACAAGCCACAAGCCCACAAAGCAAAATTAATTTTCAAACGAGGACTCACAGTCGCCGGCTGGCCGCACTTCTGCAGCTCTTCCTCAGTTCGGCTTCCACTAATTCGCTCTCCCCGAGTAAGATTTCAGGCTATTTAATCAAAAACACAGAGTCAGTTGCTCAATTTCAAGATGAAATTCAAACTTTTAAAGTGCTTGTTTGAAGAAATCGTACCTGTTCCGTGCATTCAGATTGGAGTATGGAGACTTGGAGAGTAGTCTGTCTGGGTTTATGAAATTTCAGATACAGTCATGAGAGGGAGAGTCTAAAATGGCAAGGAAGGCTGGGAATTGAGCCGCAACGAGAATGAGCCGGCGTGGCTTTGTGGGTTAAGAGATTGGGCCAGATCACAGGTATGATCGATGGGCTGTTTTTGCATGGGATGCTCTCAAAGGCCCAATTACAATAACCGGAAGGACCGTCTGTTTGTGATTTGTTTAAGACTACTTGACGTTTTGCTACATCAAATAGAGCAATTCAATATTACTCTACTCTATCTTGAGCCTAATCTCAAGCTTGTTTACTTCTAGAAGGAGAATGTATTGATACGTTAATATATCGGAGAACTTTATTTTACTTAAAGTGCTTTCAAGTTTGGGTAAAGAAAGCTAAAATAGTATTTTAAgttgtagattttttttttttttaagataaagGCGGCATTTTGGGAGAACATCTTCAGTCGTTCAATTTTGAACATAGCATCATTATCAATTTAGCACAGAATAACTAAGATACCCTAAACCTagaataaaattttttttttaaatattttatttattattattttttattttatgaaatcATAAATGAAGCGTACGATGCTGGTCATAGGGACGTAGCCAGGATTTCAAAATGGGGTGGGCAGTTTTTTTGGGCGAAGCCCAAAAAATTTTTTTGATGTCTCTATAGCCTTGAAGGAGATTTAATGGTGGTattgaagccttgaaggagTCGCACTGCGACTATTGCAGACTAGGAGTGGAGCCGTGGAGGTGGCTCGGTGGCGGAGGAGGTGGCTCAGGCGTGGATCTGAAGTTCTGAAGTCCAGAGATGCAGAGCAGAGTAGCAGATTCCTCCACCAGTCCACCACCGATCTGAAGTTCTAAAGTGAGTGAAGTCTGAACTCGGGGAGACCGGGACTCCGGGACTGGGAGAGTGAGACTGGAGATTGCCAGATTGGAGAAGTGGAGACTGGAGGGTATGGAGTCGGAAGCCTGCAACCTAATTGCAAAgtatgaatattttttttttgggctatacCCATACTTGGCAGTTTTTGGCCCAATTTTTCCCTTGGGCTATAGCCCAGACAGCCCTTCAAGTGGCTCCGTCCCTGGCTGGTCAGTATCTAAATTTAATCCTAAAGCTGAAAAGTAAATTGAAAATGGAGAGGGACTTACCGAGAAGCAAAGAGGAAGCGGCCGCAGAAGCAGAAGAGATCCAGAAATAAATGTCGTCTTCTATATTACTGTGTTTTCCAGATTTGATTGTATTGAGAGAAGATTTGGGCATGGAAGAGtacaagaagaaggaagagggaTTGAACGAGGCTATATTTCTTACATAGGGTTTTATAGGAATTACATGTAATTCAGGTCATTTTCTGACACGTGTTGTTGAGGCTGTGAACAAGGTATTAGAATTGGGCTTGGCAAACATTTCTGGCCTGGAATTTTTTGTATGGATCCATCATGTACGAGTATCAAAATCATAATTTTTTGGTTACTGACCGCATACAATTTTCTTGCTGGATGTGGTGTCGCAAATCCACTAATTTTTTACTAGTTGGTGCATGTTTAAATGCATAGAATTACTGAAGgctcttattattattagggACTTTCTCTCGATACTCATGTAAAATAAAGTTTAAGCACCATATGCACTTAATACTCGACAGTTtgattattaataaagactTATCGGCTACCGCCTCagctttttattttcaaataagTTGAAAATACAAACGAGTAAAGGCCAAATGTCTCATTACACGTAAACCTGAACATGAAAACTACAGTAGCAAGAATAGCGACCATCAGACTGGATACAAGTTTCAATACCTGGTGTGACAGGACTGACTAAACTACTTTGTAGACTTCATGACCTGCCCATGTTCTTATGACTAGTCTTTTTGCCTTTTTGGCTTCTTCAAAATGGAGAGgaatcaatatatcaaaacaaTGTTGTTTTCCGCCTGACATCTTTGCAGTCACATTATTGTTCGAGTCTTATCTTGAGTGGAGAAGCTTTAGCTC is a window from the Rosa chinensis cultivar Old Blush chromosome 2, RchiOBHm-V2, whole genome shotgun sequence genome containing:
- the LOC112185086 gene encoding probable GTP-binding protein OBGM, mitochondrial isoform X1; translated protein: MWVQRAKPFRQIKAFSQSFKSPWIFSISSSYSDTPHKKSKLAPLQERKMIDRFRLYAKGGGGGSGCSSSRRSRHDRHGIPDGGNGGRGGDVILECSPTVWDFSGLQPHLIAQRGGHGSSKNKIGTRGADKVAQVPIGTVIHLMKGEIPLVAESHVSKDLDPWELPGTPIDDVTGSDQQSAPSGPNMAVDTGSSSSRPERIDEESAQMKETSQVESTEVPTQSPPSSSEICTNDETEEEEQIQYNVAELTVRGQRLVIARGAEGGLGSVSLKVPKKFKTDSLDAQVSNDQLTVSAGLPGSEAVLILELKSIADVSLVGMPNAGKSTLLGAISRAKPAVGHYAFTTLRPNLGNLNFDDFSLTVADVPGLIKGAHENRGLGHAFLRHIERTKVIAYVVDLAAGLDGRKGTPPWEQLRDLVLELEYHQVGLSDRPSLIVANKIDEEGTEGVHEELKRRVQHVPIFPVCAILGEGVQELKIGLRRLVNGEMTDRLQVDKIMVD
- the LOC112185086 gene encoding probable GTP-binding protein OBGM, mitochondrial isoform X2 → MWVQRAKPFRQIKAFSQSFKSPWIFSISSSYSDTPHKKSKLAPLQERKMIDRFRLYAKGGGGGSGCSSSRRSRHDRHGIPDGGNGGRGGDVILECSPTVWDFSGLQPHLIAQRGGHGSSKNKIGTRGADKVAQVPIGTVIHLMKGEIPLVAESHVSKDLDPWELPGTPIDDVTGSDQQSAPSGPNMAVDTGSSSSRPERIDEESAQMKETSQVESTEVPTQSPPSSSEICTNDETEEEEQIQYNVAELTVRGQRLVIARGAEGGLGSVSLKVPKKFKTDSLDAQVSNDQLTVSAGLPGSEAVLILELKSIADVSLVGMPNAVADVPGLIKGAHENRGLGHAFLRHIERTKVIAYVVDLAAGLDGRKGTPPWEQLRDLVLELEYHQVGLSDRPSLIVANKIDEEGTEGVHEELKRRVQHVPIFPVCAILGEGVQELKIGLRRLVNGEMTDRLQVDKIMVD